The Dehalococcoidia bacterium sequence CCACGAGGGACAGCGAAAGGAGGTGCAGGTGAGTTGGAAAGCAAGGCTCCACAACCAGACAGCCGCGTGCATCTCCGGCCTATGTGAATAGCTGATCCCGCTCGTCGCGATCATCTCAGGCCCGATGCATGCGTCATCGGGCCGTTCTGCACCCTTCGACGGCCCACTCCGTGAACGAACCGCAAGTATAGCGACCGCCCGTTGCGGCGGCCGAAGGAGTGTTGCCATCAACGAAACGCAAACAACTGATCAACCGAACACCGAACATGAGTACCGGCGCTGGCTGGGCCAGATGCATTCCCCCGCACACGCCCGTCGCACGGCGCAACGCAACGCCGCGTTCCTCCTGCCGCACCTCACGCCCAATATGCGGCTGCTCGATGTCGGATGCGGGCCGGGGAGCATCACGATCGGACTCGCTGCTGCGCTCGCGCCCGGTGAGACGACGGGCGTCGACGCAAGCGATGAAGCGATCGATTCGGCCCGGCGTCGCGCCACCGAAGAGAACTGCACGAACGTCCGCTTCGAGGTCGCTGACGCGTACGCGCTGCCGTTCGAAGACGCGACGTTCGATGCGGCGTTCATGCACGCCGTACTCCAGCATCTCGCCGACCCGCTCGCCGCGCTGCGAGAGGTACGGCGCGTGCTCAAACCCGGCGGCGTCATCGGCGTGGCGGACGCGGACTACGACGGCTCCATCATCGCGCCCGATGATCCGATGCTCCGTCGGTCGTTCGACGTGATGGCGGCGCTGCGGGAGCGTGGCACCGGCGATGTGCGCGTCGGCAAGCGGCTGCGCTCGCTGTTGCACGAAGCAGGCTTCGAGCGCACGGTCGCTTCGGCGAACGCGCAGTCAGACGGCACCGCCGACGCCGTGCGATGGACCGGTGAATTCCAGGCGCAGTACTACGCCGCACCGGCGTTCGTCGATCACGTCGCGTTGACCGGCATCGCCACGCGCGACGAGATGGACGCGATGAGCAATGCGTGGCGCGCGTGGTCGACGCATCCCGGGGCGTTCTGGGCGCGCTTCCATTGCGAAGCCGTCGGGTGGCGGAGCTAGCTGTCCGCCAAACAACGGGCAACGGACGACAGAGGGGATTCCTCCCTCGGTCGTCCGTTGTCTGTTGTCGGTCCTGCGCTCTTCGCGTTGTCGTCTTTGGGCCTGACCGCTACGCTTGGGCATGACCGCTGATGCGACGCAGCCCGGCATACTCGTGCGCGCCGGCGAGGCCGAAACGCTCACGTTGCCGAACAACAGCGCCACGCTCTTCGCGGAAGGTAAGGACACAGGCGACGCTTTCAGCGCGTTGCGCTTCACCATGGGCCCTGGCTCCGACGGCGCGCGGCCGCACCACCATGCCAAGGCCTCGGAGCTCTTCTTCATCATCGAAGGCGCCGTGGACATTCTTGTGGGCGACAGCATCCTCACCGCGCGGGCGGGTGACCTCGCAGTCGTCGTGCCCGGCGCCATGCACGCGTTCGCGAACGCGAGCGCGACCGACGGCGCCGACGTCCTGATCATCTTTGGACCGGCGATCGAGCGTTTCGACTACTTCCGCATGCTGCGCGACGTGGTTGCCGGCAAGACGCCGGGTTCCGAGATCCTCGCGACGCAGGAGCGGTTCGATAACTGGTTCAGCGGCAGCGAAGCCTGGAGTGCGCACCGGGCGGCGGCGCAGCAGCGCGGCTGATACCTCGGCTAAACCCGTACGAGCTGGCGCAGCACGTACGGCAAGATGCCACCGTGCGTGTAATACGCCACCTCGATCCGCGTGTCGATGCGGCAGACGACGGTAAACGTCTTCGTCGAACCGTCGGCGGATCTCGCGCGCACGGTGAGGCGCTTCCTCGGCGTTAGTGCATCAGCGATGCCATCGATCTCGTACAGTTCGTCGCCGCTCAGGTCCAGCGTCATGCGATCTTCGCCGTCCTCGAACTGCAGCGGCAGCACGCCCATCTGGACAAGATTGCTGCGGTGGATGCGTTCGTAGCTCTTCGCGATCACCGCGCGAACGCCGAGCAGCGCCGCGCCCTTCGCCGCCCAGTCGCGCGAGGAACCGCTGCCGTACTCGACGCCCGCCAGCACGATCAGCGGCACGCCTTCGTCCTTGTAGCGCATCGCCGCTTCGTAGATCGAGGTCTGTTCGCCGTCCGGAAGGTGGCGCGTGTAACCGCCCTCGGTGCCCGGCGCAAGCTGATTGCGCAGGCGCACGTTCGCGAAGGTGCCGCGCACCATGACCTCGTGGTTGCCGCGCCGCGATCCGTACGAGTTGAAGTCTTCGGGTGCCACTTCGTTGTGGATCAGGTATTGGCCTGCCGGACTCGTCTTCGCGATCGCGCCCGCGGGCGAGATGTGGTCCGTGGTGATCGAATCGCCGAGCATGGCGAGCACGCGCGCGCCGCGAATGTCGCTGCGGGCATCGGGGAGCAACGTCATGCCGTCGAAGTATGGCGGCCGTTTGACGTATGTCGACGCGTCGTCCCACTCGTACAGATTGCCCCGCGGCACATCGAGCGCGCGCCACTCGTCGGTGCCCTCGAAGACCTGCGCGTACTTCTCGCGGAACATGTCGGACTTCACGGCAGTCCGAATGGCTTCGCTGATCTCGGCCTGCGAAGGCCACACGTCGCGCAGGAAGACGGGCGTCCCCTCGCTGCTTGAGCCCAACGGCTCGTTCTGAAAATCAATGTCCATCTTGCCCGCAAGCGCGTACGCCACGACGAGCGGCGGCGATGCAAGATAGTTGGCGCGCACTTCGGACTGCACGCGCCCCTCGAAGTTGCGGTTGCCGGACAGCACCGCCGCGACGATCAAGTTGCCGGAGCGTATTGCGGCACTGATGTGCTGGGGAAGCGGGCCGGAGTTGCCGATGCAGGTCGTGCAGCCGTAACCCACAAGGTAAAAGCCCAGCTTCTCGAGGTGCGGCGTCAATCCGGCTTCGGCAAGGTAGTCCGTCACTACCTTGGAACCCGGCGCGAGGCTCGTCTTCACCCATGGCTTCGTTGTCAGCCCGCGTTCCGTCGCCTTCTTCGCGAGCAACCCCGACGCCAGCATCACCGCCGGATTCGACGTGTTCGTGCACGACGTGATCGCCGCGATCACCACGGAGCCGTGCCGAAGGTCGTATTGCTGATCCCCTTCGCGCACGGGCACGCACTCCCACGGCTCCGGTTCCGGCTCTGCCGCGGCGATCTCCTTCACCGGCGTCGCCGCGCTGCCGCCTTCGCCGAGCCAACGCTGGATCTTCTCCTGGTCAGCGCCGTTCGAGATCCCCTGCTCGAGCAGCGAAACGAGGCTGGTGCGCCAGGCGTGCTTCGCGTCGCGCAGCGGCACGCGGTCCTGCGGCCGTTTCGGGCCTGCAATGCTCGGCTCGACATCGCCAAGATCGAGTGCGAGCATGTCGGTGAAGACGGGATCGGGTGTCGCGTCCGTGCGGAAAAGGCCCTGCGCCTTCGAGTACGCCTCGACGAGTTCGACGACCGGCTCGGGCCGACCGGTGAAGCGCAGGTACGTCAACGTTTCGGCATCGACGGGGAAGTAGCCCATCGTCGCGCCGTACTCCGGCGCCATGTTGGCGATCGTCGCGCGATCGGCGACCGACATGTTCGACAGGCCGGCGCCGAAGAACTCGACAAATTTGCCGACGACGCCCTTCTGCCGCAGCATCTCCGTCACGCGCAGCACGATATCGGTCGCCGTCGCGCCCTCCGGCAACTCGCCGGTGATCTTGAAGCCGATGACCTCCGGCGTCAGCATCGGCATCGGCTGGCCGAGCATCGCCGCCTCCGCCTCGATGCCGCCGACGCCCCAGCCGAACACGCCAAGCCCGTTGATCATCGTCGTGTGTGAGTCGGTCCCGACGAGCGTATCGGGGAACGCGACCACCGCGCCGTCTTGCTGCTTTTCGAAGGTCACGCTCGCCAGGTACTCGAGATTGACCTGGTGCACGATGCCCGTGCCCGGCGGCACGACGCGGAAGTTGTCGAACGCCTCCTGTCCCCAGCGCAGGAAGCCGTAGCGTTCGCGGTTGCGCTCGAACTCGATCCGCGTGTTGTACGTGAAGGCGCCCGACGTGCCGAATTGGTCGACCTGCACCGAGTGGTCGATGACCAGGTCCGCCCGCTGGAGCGGATTGATGCGCCGCGGGTCGCCGCCGAGCGCCTTGATGGCGTCGCGCATGGCTGCCAGGTCGACGACGCACGGCACGCCCGTGAAGTCCTGCATGAGCACGCGCGCCGGCGTGAACCACACTTCGCGATCGGCAGGCGCGAGTGGATTCCACGCCGCCAGCGCCGCGACATCGTCTTTCGTGACCGTGATGCCGTCCTCGTGCCGCGCCAGGTTCTCGAGCAGGATCTTGATCGAAAATGGCAGGCGCGACACGGGGCTCGCGGTCGCCGACTCCAGCGCGTCGAGCCGGAAGATATCGAATACGCGGTCGCCGGCGGTAAGCGGTGCCCGTGACTTGAAGCTATCGAGCGGGGCGGGCATGCGGGACTCCTTTCGCCGGGCGCGGCGATGCTCCGGCGGACAACATGGCTACCTCATTCTACCGCGACGCCGAGCGTAAGTTCGTCCTGTAGCTATTGCAGGCGATAGATTGCGGGAGTAAAGTCCGCTCATCCGACTTCTCATGTGCGACGCGACCATGATAGGGGCTGCAGGATGAGCCAACGACACGACGAACTGCGACAGAGCGTCACCAGCGGCTACGAGGACATGCGCGCGCTCTTCGGGCAACTCACGCCCGAGGCGATGCAGCGCCCGGCAACAGATGGCTGGACCGTCGCACAGCTTGCCGGACACATCGCCGTATCGCCACGCGGGCAGATCTTCCTGATCAACCGCCTGCGCAAAGGGCGCAACGCCACCGTACCGAAGCCACTTGCGTTCATCGTCAATATTCGCAACTGGTGGATGGTGCGCGGATTCAAGAACCCGACGCGGGAAGAGCTGATCAGCGCGCTCGATGACGCGCACGGAGAATTGCTCGCCTGCATCGAAGGCATCAGCGACGAGGAACTGGACAACGCGGGCACCGTCTTCAACAGCGGCTATCAGACCGTGTTCGAAAGCGTCAAGGGCGGCGCTGACCATTCGCGCGAGCACGCTGCCGTGCTGCGGGCCGCCGCCGGCGTCGAAAGCGCGGTTGCCGCGACTCCGTGACGAGTCTGCGAGGGTCGCCTGACTCAGTATGTGCTACTCGTGCCGCAGCGCCTCGATCGGGTCGAGCCGCGACGCACTCCACGCCGGATAGACGCCGGCGACGATACCCGTAAACGCCGACACGAGCAGCCCGACGAACACCCAGCGGGCCGTCACCGTGTACTGCGTGTCGCTGCCGCCGATCTCCCATGCCTCGGCGATCTGCGTCGCCGCCCAGCCTCCCGCGACGCCGATCGCGCCGCCGATCAGCGTCACCAGGAACGCTTCGACGAGGAACTGCATGAGGATGTCCATGCGTCGCGCGCCGATCGCTTTGCGGATGCCGATCTCGCGCGTCCGTTCGGTCACGGACACGAGCATGATGTTCATGATCCCCAACCCGCCCACGACCAGCGAGATCAGCGCGATCGAAAGCACCAGCACCTGCAGCGACCGCTCGACCTCCGTGGCCGTCGACAGCAACTCGCTCTGGCTCTCGATGCGGAAGTCGTTATCGACCGTACCGCGGGCCTCTCGCAACACACCTGCGATCGCCTCGCGCGTCTCGTCGGTCTTGCCGCGGTCCTCGAGCTTGATGTTGATCTGGTCAATGTTCGTGAAGCCGTTCGGGTTGCGCACCAGCGCCACGCGCGCCTGCACCGATGGCAGCGGCACGAAGACGCGCTCATCCTCGTTGCCCAGGGCGCTGCCGCCGCGCGCCTCCATAACGCCGATCACAGTGAAATTGAAGGTGACGCCGAACTGGCCGACGCCCGCGAAGATGCGGATGCTCTCGCCGACCGGATCGATATCGCCGAACAGCTCGCTCGCCGCGTCGGAGCCGAGCACGACCACGAGCGCCTTCTTCGTGATGTCGTCCTCGCTGATAAAACGTCCGCGTGCGACGTAGAAATCGCGCACAAACTGGTACGAGGACTCCGCGCCCACCATCACCGTGGAGAAGTTCTCGCTGCGGTAACTCGCCCGCACCTGGATGATCTCGCCCGGTTCGCCGACCACTGCCTGTGAGGCGATGCCGTCGATGTTCGGGAGCGCCGCCAATTTAATGGCGTTCGCGTCCTCGAAGAACAGGCTCGGCCCCTGCCCCGGGAACGATGGGCCCTCATCTTCCTCCACGCCCGGCTTCACGAACAGAAGATTGCTGCCGAGGCCGCGGATGCGCTCGCCCACGCCCTGCTGCGCACCCTCGCTGGCCGCTGTCAGCACGATCACCGCTGCCACGCCGATGATGATGCCGAGCATCGTGAGGAACGTGCGCAATACGTGGCTGCGCAGCGCCGTCGTCGCGGAGAGGAAGACATCGATGAGTGTCATGGCGCCGCGGGATCCGCTGCGACGGCCGCCGGTTGCGCGTACGAAGGCACGTTGGGCACGTCGCTGACGATTTTGCCGTCGCGAAACGACACGACCCGCCTCGTGTACGCCGCCACCTCATGCTCGTGCGTCACAAAGGCGATGGTGATGCCTCGCACTTCGTTGAGCCTGCGGAAGATCTCCATCACGTCGTGACTTGTCTTCGTATCGAGCGCGCCGGTCGGTTCGTCGGCAAGGATGATCGTTGGATTGCCGACAAGCGCCCGCGCGATCGCGACGCGCTGCTGCTGGCCACCCGATAGCTGCGTGGGTTTGTGGTCGGCGCGATTCTCGAGCCCGACGAGGCGCAGCGCCGCCATCGCCGCGCGCTTGCGGCCGGAGACGCCGCGATACAGCAGCGGCAGCGCCACCTGGTCGACGGCGCGCAGGCGCGGCAACAGGTTGAACGATTGGAACACGAAGCCGAGCCGCCGATTGCGGATCTTCGCCAATTGCGCATCGCCGAGCCGGCTGACATTGATGCCATCGAGCTGATAGACGCCGTCCGTCGGCCGGTCCAGGCACCCCACGATGTTCATCAGCGTCGACTTGCCTGAGCCCGACGGCCCCATGATCGCCAGGAACTCGCCGTCTGCGATGTCGAGGTCGACGCCGTTGAGCGCTGGCACCTGCTGCGATCCGACGCGATAGATCTTCTTGATGCTGCGCAGGCGGATCATGTCAGCTCACGCCGCCCGGCAGCGGCTCGAACTCATCCTCGTCGTTTTGCGCACCGGCGTTCAGCACAGGCGCCACCACGATGTCGCCGTCTTGCAGGCCGGTGAGGATCTCCACGTTGTTCTGGTCGGAAAGTCCGGTCGTCACCACGACCTCCTGCACCGTGCCGTCGCGGCGCGCGTCGACGACCTGCGCCTGGCCGTTGTTCCGGATCGCTCGCGGCGGCACGGTGAGCACGTCCGGCTTCGACTCGGTGGTGATCTGACCGCGTGCGTTCATTCCCGGCGACGGACGGGACGCGCCAACAACAAGGTCGGCCTTGACCTTGTAGGTAACGACGCCCTGGTTCTGCGTGGGCGCTAACCCGATCTCGGAAATCGTGAAGGGGTAGACGCCGCCAGCGTCGAAGAGCGCGACTCCGGACTGACCAACCTCTACGCTCTGATAGTCGCTTTCGCTGATGTCCATCTCAAGGTGCATGCGGTCGGGCGTCAGCAGGATGATCGCGGGGTCGACATTCGCAGGCCCGAAGAACTCGCCCGCCGTGATGTTCACCGCCGCCACCGTGCCATCGAACGGCGCGATGATCTGCGCCTCTTCAAGACGGATCTCCGCCGCCACGACGCTGAGCGCCGCCGTCCGCACCGCCTCCTGCGCCTGCGCGATGGCGTTCGCCGTCGGCCCATCAAGCGCTTCGTCGTAGCGCGCTTCCGCCGATGCGAACGAGGCTTCCGCGCTCGACAC is a genomic window containing:
- a CDS encoding cupin domain-containing protein, which encodes MTADATQPGILVRAGEAETLTLPNNSATLFAEGKDTGDAFSALRFTMGPGSDGARPHHHAKASELFFIIEGAVDILVGDSILTARAGDLAVVVPGAMHAFANASATDGADVLIIFGPAIERFDYFRMLRDVVAGKTPGSEILATQERFDNWFSGSEAWSAHRAAAQQRG
- a CDS encoding ABC transporter permease, with the translated sequence MTLIDVFLSATTALRSHVLRTFLTMLGIIIGVAAVIVLTAASEGAQQGVGERIRGLGSNLLFVKPGVEEDEGPSFPGQGPSLFFEDANAIKLAALPNIDGIASQAVVGEPGEIIQVRASYRSENFSTVMVGAESSYQFVRDFYVARGRFISEDDITKKALVVVLGSDAASELFGDIDPVGESIRIFAGVGQFGVTFNFTVIGVMEARGGSALGNEDERVFVPLPSVQARVALVRNPNGFTNIDQINIKLEDRGKTDETREAIAGVLREARGTVDNDFRIESQSELLSTATEVERSLQVLVLSIALISLVVGGLGIMNIMLVSVTERTREIGIRKAIGARRMDILMQFLVEAFLVTLIGGAIGVAGGWAATQIAEAWEIGGSDTQYTVTARWVFVGLLVSAFTGIVAGVYPAWSASRLDPIEALRHE
- a CDS encoding methyltransferase domain-containing protein; the encoded protein is MHSPAHARRTAQRNAAFLLPHLTPNMRLLDVGCGPGSITIGLAAALAPGETTGVDASDEAIDSARRRATEENCTNVRFEVADAYALPFEDATFDAAFMHAVLQHLADPLAALREVRRVLKPGGVIGVADADYDGSIIAPDDPMLRRSFDVMAALRERGTGDVRVGKRLRSLLHEAGFERTVASANAQSDGTADAVRWTGEFQAQYYAAPAFVDHVALTGIATRDEMDAMSNAWRAWSTHPGAFWARFHCEAVGWRS
- the acnA gene encoding aconitate hydratase AcnA; amino-acid sequence: MPAPLDSFKSRAPLTAGDRVFDIFRLDALESATASPVSRLPFSIKILLENLARHEDGITVTKDDVAALAAWNPLAPADREVWFTPARVLMQDFTGVPCVVDLAAMRDAIKALGGDPRRINPLQRADLVIDHSVQVDQFGTSGAFTYNTRIEFERNRERYGFLRWGQEAFDNFRVVPPGTGIVHQVNLEYLASVTFEKQQDGAVVAFPDTLVGTDSHTTMINGLGVFGWGVGGIEAEAAMLGQPMPMLTPEVIGFKITGELPEGATATDIVLRVTEMLRQKGVVGKFVEFFGAGLSNMSVADRATIANMAPEYGATMGYFPVDAETLTYLRFTGRPEPVVELVEAYSKAQGLFRTDATPDPVFTDMLALDLGDVEPSIAGPKRPQDRVPLRDAKHAWRTSLVSLLEQGISNGADQEKIQRWLGEGGSAATPVKEIAAAEPEPEPWECVPVREGDQQYDLRHGSVVIAAITSCTNTSNPAVMLASGLLAKKATERGLTTKPWVKTSLAPGSKVVTDYLAEAGLTPHLEKLGFYLVGYGCTTCIGNSGPLPQHISAAIRSGNLIVAAVLSGNRNFEGRVQSEVRANYLASPPLVVAYALAGKMDIDFQNEPLGSSSEGTPVFLRDVWPSQAEISEAIRTAVKSDMFREKYAQVFEGTDEWRALDVPRGNLYEWDDASTYVKRPPYFDGMTLLPDARSDIRGARVLAMLGDSITTDHISPAGAIAKTSPAGQYLIHNEVAPEDFNSYGSRRGNHEVMVRGTFANVRLRNQLAPGTEGGYTRHLPDGEQTSIYEAAMRYKDEGVPLIVLAGVEYGSGSSRDWAAKGAALLGVRAVIAKSYERIHRSNLVQMGVLPLQFEDGEDRMTLDLSGDELYEIDGIADALTPRKRLTVRARSADGSTKTFTVVCRIDTRIEVAYYTHGGILPYVLRQLVRV
- a CDS encoding ABC transporter ATP-binding protein; amino-acid sequence: MIRLRSIKKIYRVGSQQVPALNGVDLDIADGEFLAIMGPSGSGKSTLMNIVGCLDRPTDGVYQLDGINVSRLGDAQLAKIRNRRLGFVFQSFNLLPRLRAVDQVALPLLYRGVSGRKRAAMAALRLVGLENRADHKPTQLSGGQQQRVAIARALVGNPTIILADEPTGALDTKTSHDVMEIFRRLNEVRGITIAFVTHEHEVAAYTRRVVSFRDGKIVSDVPNVPSYAQPAAVAADPAAP
- a CDS encoding DinB family protein — its product is MSQRHDELRQSVTSGYEDMRALFGQLTPEAMQRPATDGWTVAQLAGHIAVSPRGQIFLINRLRKGRNATVPKPLAFIVNIRNWWMVRGFKNPTREELISALDDAHGELLACIEGISDEELDNAGTVFNSGYQTVFESVKGGADHSREHAAVLRAAAGVESAVAATP